The Oryza glaberrima chromosome 9, OglaRS2, whole genome shotgun sequence genome includes a window with the following:
- the LOC127784137 gene encoding GBF-interacting protein 1-like isoform X2, with the protein MAAARVSIPAAVRRTIQNIKEIAGGHTDEEVYAVLRECNMDPNETTDRLLNQGTFHEVRRKRDKKKESAKESADARWRPGMQGRGGKGGWGNSSRQLSNSSDITGRNAPAEKEIGVNPNMDKCNSSVPVNPNTDTKTSTSISSLSVGQSNGSSEPVASMEKSSLAIGQLQISDSKGISDLEGECIPALDPVLTPAPEVHGHGETVSTKHAYASQLAAGEKVVSNDVSTASQGTSRSSGSSSTVVPSGSRPSSSCSSRAQQLSSVQKVVPNKEWKPKSTNKPAHAENVICDKVPVSVETVPQSILVSDSIHKEDTTSGVETRPSDMRLSDKQHVIIPDHLQVAESEKYGLSFGSFGACFEQSASFSKDTESEKCSTPQCESSQDADEVLDEPAASHQGVSSTVEMAAESDLQQLPAETADNILPQKVDSSSSIPEVAESDQSNDTIASHVPQDSVETTTPYPPQQSHGDQIPSLETSESQVQQVNDSSAGYYTQFYRPPADFDGRISPFTASGAAIKYGNLSVMPTQTGHAQELPQGINSFVLPSVGSTPLATPTPGAVPNSVGIPQQPLQLFRQHLGVLPQYPPNYFPYSQYPLYVPPQPLHFMVPQPPSTGGMYPPVSAAVAPPGKYPTNTYKPGANNGTQTHVGNHGAYGTYDSSPSIYTNNTMVASGTSVESDDISGSQFKETNVYIAGQQSEGSGVWIPAPGRDISGLQPSNYYGLPLQGQHLAFAPAQAGHGTFGGIYHPAQTMAGAAVHPLLQPPQAIAGVGEMVGPPANGYQQPQRAQMNWPNY; encoded by the exons atggcggcggctagggtttcgatcccggcggcggtgcggcggacGATCCAGAACATCAAGGAGATCGCGGGCGGCCACACCGACGAGGAGGTCTACGCCGTGCTCCGCGAATGCAACATGGATCCCAACGAGACCACCGATAGGCTTCTCAACCAAG GTACATTCCATGAGGTCAGAAGAAAAAGAGACAAGAAAAAGGAG AGTGCCAAAGAATCTGCCGATGCTCGATGGAGGCCTGGGATGCAGGGGCGAGGTGGAAAAGGTGGATGGGGAAACTCTTCACGCCAACTATCCAACTCCTCTG ACATAACTGGGAGAAATGCTCCTGCTGAAAAGGAAATTGGAGTGAATCCAAACATGGACAAATGTAACAGCTCTGTACCTGTCAATCCAAACACAGACACCAAGACGTCTACTTCGATCTCAAG TTTGTCAGTTGGCCAATCCAATGGTTCATCAGAGCCTGTTGCTTCCATGGAGAAAAGTTCTCTTGCTATAGGTCAGTTGCAGATTTCAGATTCAAAAGGAATATCTGATTTGGAAG GGGAGTGCATACCAGCTTTGGACCCAGTGCTTACACCAGCCCCTGAAGTCCACGGCCACGGTGAGACTGTTTCCACCAAACATGCTTATGCAAGTCAGTTGGCAGCAGGAGAAAAGGTGGTTTCTAATGATGTATCAACGGCTTCACAAG GCACATCTCGATCTTCTGGTTCGTCATCCACTGTGGTACCTTCTGGTAGTAGGCCATCTTCAAGCTGCAGTAGTCGTGCACAGCAGTTGAGCAGTGTACAGAAAG TTGTTCCAAATAAAGAATGGAAGCCAAAATCAACAAACAAACCAGCCCATGCTGAAAATGTTATATGTGATAAAGTGCCTGTTTCTGTGGAGACTGTTCCCCAGTCGATTCTAGTATCGGATTCCATCCATAAGGAAGATACCACTTCAGGAGTGGAGACAAGGCCAAGTGACATGCGCCTGTCTGACAAACAGCATGTTATTATTCCTGATCACCTTCAGGTTGCAGAGTCAGAAAAATATGGGCTTAGTTTTGGCAGTTTCGGTGCCTGTTTTGAGCAATCTGCAAGCTTTTCAAAAGACACTGAAAGTGAGAAATGCTCTACACCTCAATGTGAATCGTCTCAGGACGCAGATGAAGTTCTGGATGAACCTGCTGCAAG TCATCAGGGTGTGTCCTCAACTGTTGAAATGGCAGCTGAGTCAGATCTGCAGCAGCTGCCTGCTGAAACGGCAGATAATATTTTACCTCAGAAGGTTGATAGTTCCTCAAGTATTCCTGAAGTTGCAGAATCAGACCAATCAAACGATACAATAGCTTCACATGTACCTCAAGATTCAGTTGAAACTACTACACCTTACCCACCACAACAGTCACATGGAGATCAGATTCCATCACTTGAAACTTCTGAATCTCAG GTACAACAGGTCAATGACTCTTCTGCAGGCTATTATACACAATTTTACCGACCACCTGCTGATTTTGATGGCCGTATCTCACCATTTACTGCTTCTGGAGCTGCTATCAAGTACGGAAACTTGTCGGTTATGCCCACACAAACTGGGCATGCCCAAGAG CTGCCACAGGGAATCAACTCCTTCGTGCTGCCTTCAGTTGGGTCTACTCCACTTGCCACCCCAACCCCTGGAGCCGTACCAAATTCTGTTGGTATTCCACAACAGCCACTTCAATTATTCCGCCAGCATTTAGGTGTTTTACCTCAATACCCACCAAATTATTTCCCATACAGTCAGTATCCACTCTATGTTCCACCACAACCCCTTCATTTCATGGTTCCTCAACCCCCTTCAACCGGAGGCATGTATCCACCTGTAAGTGCAGCTGTTGCACCACCAGGTAAATACCCAACCAATACATACAAGCCTGGTGCTAACAATGGAACCCAGACACATGTTGGAAACCATGGTGCATATGGAACATATGATTCTAGTCCGTCAATCTATACAAATAACACTATGGTGGCAAGTGGAACTTCTGTCGAGAGTGATGATATCAGTGGATCCCAATTCAAAGAAACCAATGTCTATATTGCCGGGCAGCAG AGCGAAGGCTCCGGTGTCTGGATTCCTGCCCCAGGACGTGATATTTCTGGTCTCCAGCCTAGCAACTATTACGGACTGCCTCTGCAGGGACAGCACCTGGCGTTTGCCCCTGCTCAAGCTGGTCATGGTACTTTTGGAGGGATATATCACCCGGCACAAACAATGGCTGGAGCCGCTGTTCATCCACTACTACAGCCACCTCAGGCCATTGCTGGGGTTGGTGAAATGGTTGGACCACCTGCCAATGGTTATCAGCAGCCACAACGGGCTCAGATGAACTGGCCTAATTAttaa
- the LOC127784137 gene encoding GBF-interacting protein 1-like isoform X1 codes for MAAARVSIPAAVRRTIQNIKEIAGGHTDEEVYAVLRECNMDPNETTDRLLNQGTFHEVRRKRDKKKESAKESADARWRPGMQGRGGKGGWGNSSRQLSNSSDITGRNAPAEKEIGVNPNMDKCNSSVPVNPNTDTKTSTSISSLSVGQSNGSSEPVASMEKSSLAIGPDVRLSLIQSAPSISGECIPALDPVLTPAPEVHGHGETVSTKHAYASQLAAGEKVVSNDVSTASQGTSRSSGSSSTVVPSGSRPSSSCSSRAQQLSSVQKVVPNKEWKPKSTNKPAHAENVICDKVPVSVETVPQSILVSDSIHKEDTTSGVETRPSDMRLSDKQHVIIPDHLQVAESEKYGLSFGSFGACFEQSASFSKDTESEKCSTPQCESSQDADEVLDEPAASHQGVSSTVEMAAESDLQQLPAETADNILPQKVDSSSSIPEVAESDQSNDTIASHVPQDSVETTTPYPPQQSHGDQIPSLETSESQVQQVNDSSAGYYTQFYRPPADFDGRISPFTASGAAIKYGNLSVMPTQTGHAQELPQGINSFVLPSVGSTPLATPTPGAVPNSVGIPQQPLQLFRQHLGVLPQYPPNYFPYSQYPLYVPPQPLHFMVPQPPSTGGMYPPVSAAVAPPGKYPTNTYKPGANNGTQTHVGNHGAYGTYDSSPSIYTNNTMVASGTSVESDDISGSQFKETNVYIAGQQSEGSGVWIPAPGRDISGLQPSNYYGLPLQGQHLAFAPAQAGHGTFGGIYHPAQTMAGAAVHPLLQPPQAIAGVGEMVGPPANGYQQPQRAQMNWPNY; via the exons atggcggcggctagggtttcgatcccggcggcggtgcggcggacGATCCAGAACATCAAGGAGATCGCGGGCGGCCACACCGACGAGGAGGTCTACGCCGTGCTCCGCGAATGCAACATGGATCCCAACGAGACCACCGATAGGCTTCTCAACCAAG GTACATTCCATGAGGTCAGAAGAAAAAGAGACAAGAAAAAGGAG AGTGCCAAAGAATCTGCCGATGCTCGATGGAGGCCTGGGATGCAGGGGCGAGGTGGAAAAGGTGGATGGGGAAACTCTTCACGCCAACTATCCAACTCCTCTG ACATAACTGGGAGAAATGCTCCTGCTGAAAAGGAAATTGGAGTGAATCCAAACATGGACAAATGTAACAGCTCTGTACCTGTCAATCCAAACACAGACACCAAGACGTCTACTTCGATCTCAAG TTTGTCAGTTGGCCAATCCAATGGTTCATCAGAGCCTGTTGCTTCCATGGAGAAAAGTTCTCTTGCTATAG GTCCAGATGTAAGACTATCTTTAATACAGTCAGCACCATCTATATCAGGGGAGTGCATACCAGCTTTGGACCCAGTGCTTACACCAGCCCCTGAAGTCCACGGCCACGGTGAGACTGTTTCCACCAAACATGCTTATGCAAGTCAGTTGGCAGCAGGAGAAAAGGTGGTTTCTAATGATGTATCAACGGCTTCACAAG GCACATCTCGATCTTCTGGTTCGTCATCCACTGTGGTACCTTCTGGTAGTAGGCCATCTTCAAGCTGCAGTAGTCGTGCACAGCAGTTGAGCAGTGTACAGAAAG TTGTTCCAAATAAAGAATGGAAGCCAAAATCAACAAACAAACCAGCCCATGCTGAAAATGTTATATGTGATAAAGTGCCTGTTTCTGTGGAGACTGTTCCCCAGTCGATTCTAGTATCGGATTCCATCCATAAGGAAGATACCACTTCAGGAGTGGAGACAAGGCCAAGTGACATGCGCCTGTCTGACAAACAGCATGTTATTATTCCTGATCACCTTCAGGTTGCAGAGTCAGAAAAATATGGGCTTAGTTTTGGCAGTTTCGGTGCCTGTTTTGAGCAATCTGCAAGCTTTTCAAAAGACACTGAAAGTGAGAAATGCTCTACACCTCAATGTGAATCGTCTCAGGACGCAGATGAAGTTCTGGATGAACCTGCTGCAAG TCATCAGGGTGTGTCCTCAACTGTTGAAATGGCAGCTGAGTCAGATCTGCAGCAGCTGCCTGCTGAAACGGCAGATAATATTTTACCTCAGAAGGTTGATAGTTCCTCAAGTATTCCTGAAGTTGCAGAATCAGACCAATCAAACGATACAATAGCTTCACATGTACCTCAAGATTCAGTTGAAACTACTACACCTTACCCACCACAACAGTCACATGGAGATCAGATTCCATCACTTGAAACTTCTGAATCTCAG GTACAACAGGTCAATGACTCTTCTGCAGGCTATTATACACAATTTTACCGACCACCTGCTGATTTTGATGGCCGTATCTCACCATTTACTGCTTCTGGAGCTGCTATCAAGTACGGAAACTTGTCGGTTATGCCCACACAAACTGGGCATGCCCAAGAG CTGCCACAGGGAATCAACTCCTTCGTGCTGCCTTCAGTTGGGTCTACTCCACTTGCCACCCCAACCCCTGGAGCCGTACCAAATTCTGTTGGTATTCCACAACAGCCACTTCAATTATTCCGCCAGCATTTAGGTGTTTTACCTCAATACCCACCAAATTATTTCCCATACAGTCAGTATCCACTCTATGTTCCACCACAACCCCTTCATTTCATGGTTCCTCAACCCCCTTCAACCGGAGGCATGTATCCACCTGTAAGTGCAGCTGTTGCACCACCAGGTAAATACCCAACCAATACATACAAGCCTGGTGCTAACAATGGAACCCAGACACATGTTGGAAACCATGGTGCATATGGAACATATGATTCTAGTCCGTCAATCTATACAAATAACACTATGGTGGCAAGTGGAACTTCTGTCGAGAGTGATGATATCAGTGGATCCCAATTCAAAGAAACCAATGTCTATATTGCCGGGCAGCAG AGCGAAGGCTCCGGTGTCTGGATTCCTGCCCCAGGACGTGATATTTCTGGTCTCCAGCCTAGCAACTATTACGGACTGCCTCTGCAGGGACAGCACCTGGCGTTTGCCCCTGCTCAAGCTGGTCATGGTACTTTTGGAGGGATATATCACCCGGCACAAACAATGGCTGGAGCCGCTGTTCATCCACTACTACAGCCACCTCAGGCCATTGCTGGGGTTGGTGAAATGGTTGGACCACCTGCCAATGGTTATCAGCAGCCACAACGGGCTCAGATGAACTGGCCTAATTAttaa
- the LOC127784137 gene encoding GBF-interacting protein 1-like isoform X3, whose amino-acid sequence MAAARVSIPAAVRRTIQNIKEIAGGHTDEEVYAVLRECNMDPNETTDRLLNQGTFHEVRRKRDKKKESAKESADARWRPGMQGRGGKGGWGNSSRQLSNSSDITGRNAPAEKEIGVNPNMDKCNSSVPVNPNTDTKTSTSISSLSVGQSNGSSEPVASMEKSSLAIGPDVRLSLIQSAPSISGECIPALDPVLTPAPEVHGHGETVSTKHAYASQLAAGEKVVSNDVSTASQGTSRSSGSSSTVVPSGSRPSSSCSSRAQQLSSVQKVVPNKEWKPKSTNKPAHAENVICDKVPVSVETVPQSILVSDSIHKEDTTSGVETRPSDMRLSDKQHVIIPDHLQVAESEKYGLSFGSFGACFEQSASFSKDTESEKCSTPQCESSQDADEVLDEPAASHQGVSSTVEMAAESDLQQLPAETADNILPQKVDSSSSIPEVAESDQSNDTIASHVPQDSVETTTPYPPQQSHGDQIPSLETSESQVQQVNDSSAGYYTQFYRPPADFDGRISPFTASGAAIKYGNLSVMPTQTGHAQEGINSFVLPSVGSTPLATPTPGAVPNSVGIPQQPLQLFRQHLGVLPQYPPNYFPYSQYPLYVPPQPLHFMVPQPPSTGGMYPPVSAAVAPPGKYPTNTYKPGANNGTQTHVGNHGAYGTYDSSPSIYTNNTMVASGTSVESDDISGSQFKETNVYIAGQQSEGSGVWIPAPGRDISGLQPSNYYGLPLQGQHLAFAPAQAGHGTFGGIYHPAQTMAGAAVHPLLQPPQAIAGVGEMVGPPANGYQQPQRAQMNWPNY is encoded by the exons atggcggcggctagggtttcgatcccggcggcggtgcggcggacGATCCAGAACATCAAGGAGATCGCGGGCGGCCACACCGACGAGGAGGTCTACGCCGTGCTCCGCGAATGCAACATGGATCCCAACGAGACCACCGATAGGCTTCTCAACCAAG GTACATTCCATGAGGTCAGAAGAAAAAGAGACAAGAAAAAGGAG AGTGCCAAAGAATCTGCCGATGCTCGATGGAGGCCTGGGATGCAGGGGCGAGGTGGAAAAGGTGGATGGGGAAACTCTTCACGCCAACTATCCAACTCCTCTG ACATAACTGGGAGAAATGCTCCTGCTGAAAAGGAAATTGGAGTGAATCCAAACATGGACAAATGTAACAGCTCTGTACCTGTCAATCCAAACACAGACACCAAGACGTCTACTTCGATCTCAAG TTTGTCAGTTGGCCAATCCAATGGTTCATCAGAGCCTGTTGCTTCCATGGAGAAAAGTTCTCTTGCTATAG GTCCAGATGTAAGACTATCTTTAATACAGTCAGCACCATCTATATCAGGGGAGTGCATACCAGCTTTGGACCCAGTGCTTACACCAGCCCCTGAAGTCCACGGCCACGGTGAGACTGTTTCCACCAAACATGCTTATGCAAGTCAGTTGGCAGCAGGAGAAAAGGTGGTTTCTAATGATGTATCAACGGCTTCACAAG GCACATCTCGATCTTCTGGTTCGTCATCCACTGTGGTACCTTCTGGTAGTAGGCCATCTTCAAGCTGCAGTAGTCGTGCACAGCAGTTGAGCAGTGTACAGAAAG TTGTTCCAAATAAAGAATGGAAGCCAAAATCAACAAACAAACCAGCCCATGCTGAAAATGTTATATGTGATAAAGTGCCTGTTTCTGTGGAGACTGTTCCCCAGTCGATTCTAGTATCGGATTCCATCCATAAGGAAGATACCACTTCAGGAGTGGAGACAAGGCCAAGTGACATGCGCCTGTCTGACAAACAGCATGTTATTATTCCTGATCACCTTCAGGTTGCAGAGTCAGAAAAATATGGGCTTAGTTTTGGCAGTTTCGGTGCCTGTTTTGAGCAATCTGCAAGCTTTTCAAAAGACACTGAAAGTGAGAAATGCTCTACACCTCAATGTGAATCGTCTCAGGACGCAGATGAAGTTCTGGATGAACCTGCTGCAAG TCATCAGGGTGTGTCCTCAACTGTTGAAATGGCAGCTGAGTCAGATCTGCAGCAGCTGCCTGCTGAAACGGCAGATAATATTTTACCTCAGAAGGTTGATAGTTCCTCAAGTATTCCTGAAGTTGCAGAATCAGACCAATCAAACGATACAATAGCTTCACATGTACCTCAAGATTCAGTTGAAACTACTACACCTTACCCACCACAACAGTCACATGGAGATCAGATTCCATCACTTGAAACTTCTGAATCTCAG GTACAACAGGTCAATGACTCTTCTGCAGGCTATTATACACAATTTTACCGACCACCTGCTGATTTTGATGGCCGTATCTCACCATTTACTGCTTCTGGAGCTGCTATCAAGTACGGAAACTTGTCGGTTATGCCCACACAAACTGGGCATGCCCAAGAG GGAATCAACTCCTTCGTGCTGCCTTCAGTTGGGTCTACTCCACTTGCCACCCCAACCCCTGGAGCCGTACCAAATTCTGTTGGTATTCCACAACAGCCACTTCAATTATTCCGCCAGCATTTAGGTGTTTTACCTCAATACCCACCAAATTATTTCCCATACAGTCAGTATCCACTCTATGTTCCACCACAACCCCTTCATTTCATGGTTCCTCAACCCCCTTCAACCGGAGGCATGTATCCACCTGTAAGTGCAGCTGTTGCACCACCAGGTAAATACCCAACCAATACATACAAGCCTGGTGCTAACAATGGAACCCAGACACATGTTGGAAACCATGGTGCATATGGAACATATGATTCTAGTCCGTCAATCTATACAAATAACACTATGGTGGCAAGTGGAACTTCTGTCGAGAGTGATGATATCAGTGGATCCCAATTCAAAGAAACCAATGTCTATATTGCCGGGCAGCAG AGCGAAGGCTCCGGTGTCTGGATTCCTGCCCCAGGACGTGATATTTCTGGTCTCCAGCCTAGCAACTATTACGGACTGCCTCTGCAGGGACAGCACCTGGCGTTTGCCCCTGCTCAAGCTGGTCATGGTACTTTTGGAGGGATATATCACCCGGCACAAACAATGGCTGGAGCCGCTGTTCATCCACTACTACAGCCACCTCAGGCCATTGCTGGGGTTGGTGAAATGGTTGGACCACCTGCCAATGGTTATCAGCAGCCACAACGGGCTCAGATGAACTGGCCTAATTAttaa
- the LOC127784137 gene encoding GBF-interacting protein 1-like isoform X4: MQGRGGKGGWGNSSRQLSNSSDITGRNAPAEKEIGVNPNMDKCNSSVPVNPNTDTKTSTSISSLSVGQSNGSSEPVASMEKSSLAIGPDVRLSLIQSAPSISGECIPALDPVLTPAPEVHGHGETVSTKHAYASQLAAGEKVVSNDVSTASQGTSRSSGSSSTVVPSGSRPSSSCSSRAQQLSSVQKVVPNKEWKPKSTNKPAHAENVICDKVPVSVETVPQSILVSDSIHKEDTTSGVETRPSDMRLSDKQHVIIPDHLQVAESEKYGLSFGSFGACFEQSASFSKDTESEKCSTPQCESSQDADEVLDEPAASHQGVSSTVEMAAESDLQQLPAETADNILPQKVDSSSSIPEVAESDQSNDTIASHVPQDSVETTTPYPPQQSHGDQIPSLETSESQVQQVNDSSAGYYTQFYRPPADFDGRISPFTASGAAIKYGNLSVMPTQTGHAQELPQGINSFVLPSVGSTPLATPTPGAVPNSVGIPQQPLQLFRQHLGVLPQYPPNYFPYSQYPLYVPPQPLHFMVPQPPSTGGMYPPVSAAVAPPGKYPTNTYKPGANNGTQTHVGNHGAYGTYDSSPSIYTNNTMVASGTSVESDDISGSQFKETNVYIAGQQSEGSGVWIPAPGRDISGLQPSNYYGLPLQGQHLAFAPAQAGHGTFGGIYHPAQTMAGAAVHPLLQPPQAIAGVGEMVGPPANGYQQPQRAQMNWPNY, encoded by the exons ATGCAGGGGCGAGGTGGAAAAGGTGGATGGGGAAACTCTTCACGCCAACTATCCAACTCCTCTG ACATAACTGGGAGAAATGCTCCTGCTGAAAAGGAAATTGGAGTGAATCCAAACATGGACAAATGTAACAGCTCTGTACCTGTCAATCCAAACACAGACACCAAGACGTCTACTTCGATCTCAAG TTTGTCAGTTGGCCAATCCAATGGTTCATCAGAGCCTGTTGCTTCCATGGAGAAAAGTTCTCTTGCTATAG GTCCAGATGTAAGACTATCTTTAATACAGTCAGCACCATCTATATCAGGGGAGTGCATACCAGCTTTGGACCCAGTGCTTACACCAGCCCCTGAAGTCCACGGCCACGGTGAGACTGTTTCCACCAAACATGCTTATGCAAGTCAGTTGGCAGCAGGAGAAAAGGTGGTTTCTAATGATGTATCAACGGCTTCACAAG GCACATCTCGATCTTCTGGTTCGTCATCCACTGTGGTACCTTCTGGTAGTAGGCCATCTTCAAGCTGCAGTAGTCGTGCACAGCAGTTGAGCAGTGTACAGAAAG TTGTTCCAAATAAAGAATGGAAGCCAAAATCAACAAACAAACCAGCCCATGCTGAAAATGTTATATGTGATAAAGTGCCTGTTTCTGTGGAGACTGTTCCCCAGTCGATTCTAGTATCGGATTCCATCCATAAGGAAGATACCACTTCAGGAGTGGAGACAAGGCCAAGTGACATGCGCCTGTCTGACAAACAGCATGTTATTATTCCTGATCACCTTCAGGTTGCAGAGTCAGAAAAATATGGGCTTAGTTTTGGCAGTTTCGGTGCCTGTTTTGAGCAATCTGCAAGCTTTTCAAAAGACACTGAAAGTGAGAAATGCTCTACACCTCAATGTGAATCGTCTCAGGACGCAGATGAAGTTCTGGATGAACCTGCTGCAAG TCATCAGGGTGTGTCCTCAACTGTTGAAATGGCAGCTGAGTCAGATCTGCAGCAGCTGCCTGCTGAAACGGCAGATAATATTTTACCTCAGAAGGTTGATAGTTCCTCAAGTATTCCTGAAGTTGCAGAATCAGACCAATCAAACGATACAATAGCTTCACATGTACCTCAAGATTCAGTTGAAACTACTACACCTTACCCACCACAACAGTCACATGGAGATCAGATTCCATCACTTGAAACTTCTGAATCTCAG GTACAACAGGTCAATGACTCTTCTGCAGGCTATTATACACAATTTTACCGACCACCTGCTGATTTTGATGGCCGTATCTCACCATTTACTGCTTCTGGAGCTGCTATCAAGTACGGAAACTTGTCGGTTATGCCCACACAAACTGGGCATGCCCAAGAG CTGCCACAGGGAATCAACTCCTTCGTGCTGCCTTCAGTTGGGTCTACTCCACTTGCCACCCCAACCCCTGGAGCCGTACCAAATTCTGTTGGTATTCCACAACAGCCACTTCAATTATTCCGCCAGCATTTAGGTGTTTTACCTCAATACCCACCAAATTATTTCCCATACAGTCAGTATCCACTCTATGTTCCACCACAACCCCTTCATTTCATGGTTCCTCAACCCCCTTCAACCGGAGGCATGTATCCACCTGTAAGTGCAGCTGTTGCACCACCAGGTAAATACCCAACCAATACATACAAGCCTGGTGCTAACAATGGAACCCAGACACATGTTGGAAACCATGGTGCATATGGAACATATGATTCTAGTCCGTCAATCTATACAAATAACACTATGGTGGCAAGTGGAACTTCTGTCGAGAGTGATGATATCAGTGGATCCCAATTCAAAGAAACCAATGTCTATATTGCCGGGCAGCAG AGCGAAGGCTCCGGTGTCTGGATTCCTGCCCCAGGACGTGATATTTCTGGTCTCCAGCCTAGCAACTATTACGGACTGCCTCTGCAGGGACAGCACCTGGCGTTTGCCCCTGCTCAAGCTGGTCATGGTACTTTTGGAGGGATATATCACCCGGCACAAACAATGGCTGGAGCCGCTGTTCATCCACTACTACAGCCACCTCAGGCCATTGCTGGGGTTGGTGAAATGGTTGGACCACCTGCCAATGGTTATCAGCAGCCACAACGGGCTCAGATGAACTGGCCTAATTAttaa
- the LOC127784099 gene encoding cinnamoyl-CoA reductase 1-like, with product MMAKAEGGKMVCVTGAGGFIGSWVVKELLLRGYAVRGTARDPSSQKNSHLQKLEGAKERLSLNYADVMDFDSLSVAFNGCEGVFHVASPVSVDPRLVPVAVEGTKNVINAAADMGVRRVVFTSTFGAVHMDPNRSHDTVVDESCWSNLEFCKQKDWYCYAKTAAEMVAAEQASKRGIQLVVVLPAMTLGQMLQSTINPSIRHIADFLNGSRKTHRNAVAGYVDARDVARAHALVYEDPKAHGRYLCIATVLHRSELIQMIRELFPQYPITCNKCEDSKQMVQPFKFSNQRLRDLGLTFTPIKESLYNTLICLREKGHLPPYSSL from the exons ATGATGGCTAAGGCTGAAGGGGGCAAAATGGTATGTGTGACAGGAGCAGGAGGCTTCATTGGGTCGTGGGTGGTGAAGGAGCTCCTGCTCCGTGGCTATGCCGTGAGAGGAACTGCAAGAGATCCAT CTAGTCAAAAGAACTCCCATTTGCAAAAACTTGAAGGAGCCAAAGAGAGGCTCAGTCTGAACTATGCAGATGTGATGGACTTTGATAGTCTTTCTGTTGCATTTAATGGATGTGAAGGTGTATTCCATGTTGCCTCACCTGTATCCGTTGATCCG CGACTTGTGCCCGTTGCTGTTGAAGGAACTAAGAACGTGATCAACGCTGCAGCAGACATGGGCGTACGACGCGTGGTGTTCACATCAACCTTCGGTGCTGTACACATGGACCCAAATAGGAGCCATGATACAGTTGTGGATGAGAGCTGCTGGAGTAACCTTGAGTTCTGCAAACAAAAA GACTGGTACTGTTATGCCAAAACGGCTGCTGAGATGGTAGCAGCAGAGCAGGCATCGAAGAGAGGGATTCAGCTAGTGGTGGTGCTTCCTGCCATGACACTAGGCCAGATGTTGCAATCAACCATAAACCCTAGCATCAGACATATCGCCGATTTCTTGAACGGAAGCAGGAAAACCCACCGGAATGCTGTCGCTGGGTATGTTGATGCGCGCGATGTGGCCCGTGCACATGCACTGGTGTATGAAGACCCCAAGGCGCATGGGCGTTATCTCTGCATTGCTACTGTGCTTCACCGGTCGGAGCTTATTCAGATGATCAGAGAACTCTTTCCACAGTATCCAATCACCTGTAACAA GTGTGAAGACAGCAAGCAGATGGTCCAACCTTTCAAGTTCTCTAATCAAAGGCTGAGAGACTTGGGCCTCACATTCACCCCCATAAAAGAAAGTTTGTACAACACACTGATATGCCTAAGGGAGAAGGGGCACCTACCGCCTTATTCATCTCTTTGA